In Myxococcales bacterium, the following are encoded in one genomic region:
- a CDS encoding membrane protein insertion efficiency factor YidD, giving the protein MSADIKTAILVLCLLVALAAIDAQRPPSHQWGTALVLAVIDAWQAVTDRHEDIGRCLYTPTCSVYGELAIRRYGAYRGGWLALARIDRCNPKSTREGEDWLP; this is encoded by the coding sequence ATGAGCGCCGACATCAAAACCGCCATCCTGGTCCTTTGTCTGCTGGTCGCCCTGGCGGCGATCGACGCCCAACGACCACCCTCCCACCAGTGGGGAACGGCGTTGGTGCTGGCCGTGATCGACGCCTGGCAGGCGGTCACCGACCGCCACGAGGACATCGGCCGCTGCCTTTACACCCCGACCTGTTCCGTGTATGGGGAATTGGCGATCCGCCGTTACGGGGCGTATCGCGGGGGTTGGCTGGCGCTGGCCCGCATCGATCGCTGCAACCCCAAATCCACCCGGGAGGGCGAAGACTGGCTTCCATGA
- the smpB gene encoding SsrA-binding protein SmpB, whose translation MSEGEKQIAVNRQARFEYELLERTEAGLALVGTEVKSLREGRCNLTDGFVEIRDGQAWLRDVQIMPYSHGNRMNHEPKRRRKLLLHKNEIRKLQAKIAERGLTCVPIRMYFRDGLAKVEIALARGKKAPDKREDIKRREADREAHRAMKNR comes from the coding sequence GTGAGCGAAGGGGAAAAACAGATTGCCGTCAACCGGCAGGCGCGGTTCGAGTACGAGTTGCTCGAACGGACCGAGGCCGGCCTGGCGCTGGTCGGCACCGAAGTGAAATCGCTGCGCGAGGGGCGGTGCAACCTGACCGACGGCTTTGTGGAAATCCGCGACGGCCAGGCGTGGCTGCGCGACGTGCAGATCATGCCCTACTCGCACGGCAATCGCATGAACCACGAACCGAAGCGCCGCCGCAAGCTGCTGTTGCACAAGAACGAAATCCGCAAGCTGCAAGCCAAGATCGCCGAGCGCGGCCTGACCTGCGTCCCCATCAGGATGTATTTCCGCGACGGCCTGGCCAAGGTCGAAATCGCCCTCGCCCGCGGCAAGAAGGCCCCCGACAAGCGCGAGGACATCAAGCGCCGCGAGGCCGATCGCGAGGCGCACCGGGCGATGAAGAACCGCTAG